From Streptomyces chrestomyceticus JCM 4735, one genomic window encodes:
- a CDS encoding anthranilate synthase family protein — protein MPRSTTDTGTPHAGTADVLRRLLSPGCPPFALLHRRTPGRPAADTVEVLVGKVTEVSRLAGIPLGDGVPDGGAAVTDALALVPFRQIRERGFDVRDDGTPLAVLRPDEAYELPLAEVLAELPAHPVRVADGAFDVSDDAYAGIVERVLRDEIGTGEGANFVIRRTFQGDIPDFGTADALALFRRLLAGERGAYWTYVVHRPGVRTLVGASPEVHVRMSGGTVVMNPISGTYRYPAGGPSAEHLLEFLGDRKEVEELSMVVDEELKMMCTVGDMGGVVVGPRLKEMAHLAHTEYELRGRSSLDVREVLKETMFAATVVGSPVQNACRVIERHEVGGRGYYAGALALIGRDAGGAQTLDSPILIRTADIDADGALRVPVGATLVRASDPRAEVAETHAKAAGVLTALGVRPAPDRTEESAGRPRLADNPRVRAALDARRADLAPFWLRMQSTAPTAALTGHALVIDAEDTFTAMLAHLLRTSGLTVTVRRYDEPGLPEAAAAHEGPVVLGPGPGDPSDAADPKMRLLRALTARLVRDHRHGLLGVCLGHELIAAELGLEIVRKEVPFQGAQERIDFFGRPETVGFYNTFTARCDETAVAELAMHRVELSRDADSGEVHALRGPGFAGVQFHPESVLTLDGAAITAQLLAAVLV, from the coding sequence ATGCCTCGCTCCACCACCGACACCGGCACCCCCCACGCCGGCACCGCCGACGTCCTGCGACGTCTGCTGTCCCCCGGCTGCCCGCCGTTCGCCCTGCTGCACCGCCGTACGCCCGGCCGTCCCGCCGCCGACACCGTCGAGGTGCTGGTCGGCAAGGTGACGGAGGTGTCGCGGCTGGCCGGCATCCCGCTCGGCGACGGGGTGCCGGACGGCGGCGCCGCGGTCACCGACGCGCTCGCGCTCGTCCCGTTCCGGCAGATCCGCGAGCGCGGGTTCGACGTCCGCGACGACGGCACCCCCCTGGCGGTGCTGCGCCCGGACGAGGCGTACGAGCTGCCGCTGGCCGAGGTGCTGGCGGAACTGCCCGCCCACCCGGTGCGGGTGGCGGACGGCGCCTTCGACGTATCCGACGACGCGTACGCCGGGATCGTCGAGCGCGTCCTGCGCGACGAGATCGGGACCGGCGAGGGCGCCAACTTCGTCATCCGGCGCACCTTCCAGGGCGACATCCCGGACTTCGGCACGGCCGACGCACTGGCCCTGTTCCGGCGGCTGCTGGCCGGTGAGCGCGGCGCGTACTGGACGTACGTCGTGCACCGGCCGGGCGTGCGCACGCTGGTCGGCGCCAGCCCCGAGGTGCACGTAAGGATGTCCGGCGGGACGGTCGTGATGAACCCGATCAGCGGCACCTACCGCTACCCGGCCGGGGGCCCGAGCGCGGAGCACCTGCTGGAGTTCCTGGGCGACCGCAAGGAGGTGGAGGAGCTGTCCATGGTCGTGGACGAGGAGCTGAAGATGATGTGCACCGTCGGCGACATGGGCGGTGTGGTGGTCGGGCCGCGCCTCAAGGAGATGGCGCACCTCGCGCACACGGAGTACGAGCTGCGCGGCCGCTCCTCGCTCGATGTACGGGAGGTGCTGAAGGAGACGATGTTCGCCGCGACCGTCGTCGGCTCGCCGGTGCAGAACGCCTGCCGGGTGATCGAACGCCACGAGGTGGGCGGGCGCGGCTACTACGCGGGGGCTCTGGCCCTGATCGGGCGGGACGCGGGCGGCGCGCAGACGCTGGACTCGCCGATCCTGATCCGTACCGCCGACATCGACGCGGACGGCGCGCTGCGGGTGCCGGTCGGCGCGACCCTCGTACGAGCCTCCGATCCGCGCGCCGAGGTCGCCGAGACGCACGCCAAGGCCGCCGGGGTGCTGACCGCGCTCGGTGTGCGCCCTGCTCCGGACCGTACGGAGGAGAGCGCCGGGCGGCCCCGGCTGGCGGACAACCCTCGGGTGCGGGCCGCGCTCGACGCCCGCCGCGCGGACCTCGCGCCCTTCTGGCTGCGGATGCAGAGCACCGCGCCGACCGCCGCGCTGACCGGCCACGCGCTGGTGATCGACGCGGAGGACACCTTCACCGCGATGCTGGCGCACCTGCTGCGCACCTCGGGGCTGACGGTGACCGTGCGCCGGTACGACGAGCCGGGGCTGCCGGAGGCCGCGGCGGCCCACGAGGGGCCGGTCGTGCTCGGTCCCGGCCCCGGCGACCCGTCGGACGCCGCCGACCCGAAGATGCGGCTGCTGCGCGCGCTGACCGCGCGGCTGGTCCGCGACCACCGGCACGGGCTGCTCGGCGTCTGCCTCGGGCACGAGCTGATCGCCGCGGAGCTGGGCCTGGAGATCGTGCGCAAGGAGGTGCCGTTCCAGGGCGCGCAGGAACGCATCGACTTCTTCGGCCGCCCGGAGACCGTCGGCTTCTACAACACCTTCACGGCCCGCTGCGACGAGACGGCGGTGGCCGAACTGGCCATGCACCGGGTCGAGCTGAGCCGGGACGCGGACTCCGGCGAGGTGCACGCGCTGCGCGGCCCCGGCTTCGCGGGGGTGCAGTTCCACCCGGAGTCCGTGCTGACGCTGGACGGGGCGGCGATCACCGCGCAGTTGCTGGCCGCTGTCCTGGTGTGA
- a CDS encoding alpha/beta fold hydrolase produces MLRTAAVNGITTTYEDTGEAAGETILLIHGHPFDHTMWAPQTAALAAAGHRVLVPDLRGYGTTQAVPGTTRLETFAADLAALLDHLGVTDRIVLGGLSMGGQIAMECARRFPERLRALVLADTFAQAETPEGRRARNAMADRLLREGMSGYTEEVLDKMIAPRTIAARPAVAEHVHRMMLGAPPEGAAAALRGRAERPDYTDTLARLTVPALVAVGRDDTYTPVSDAEFLRDRIPDARLTVIEDAAHLPNLEQPDVFNTALTAFLAALPERVG; encoded by the coding sequence GTGCTGCGTACCGCTGCCGTCAACGGCATCACCACCACGTACGAGGACACCGGCGAGGCGGCCGGAGAAACGATCCTGCTGATCCATGGGCACCCCTTCGACCACACGATGTGGGCCCCGCAGACCGCCGCGCTGGCCGCCGCCGGCCACCGCGTCCTCGTGCCGGACCTGCGCGGCTACGGCACCACTCAGGCCGTCCCGGGCACGACCCGCCTGGAGACCTTCGCCGCGGACCTCGCCGCACTCCTGGACCACCTCGGGGTGACGGACCGGATCGTCCTCGGCGGCCTGTCCATGGGCGGCCAGATCGCCATGGAGTGTGCCCGCCGCTTCCCGGAACGGCTGCGCGCCCTCGTCCTCGCCGACACCTTCGCGCAAGCCGAGACCCCCGAGGGCCGCCGGGCCCGCAACGCCATGGCCGACCGGCTGCTGCGCGAGGGCATGAGCGGCTACACGGAAGAAGTCCTCGACAAGATGATCGCGCCGCGCACCATCGCCGCCCGGCCCGCCGTCGCGGAGCACGTACACCGCATGATGCTCGGTGCACCGCCCGAGGGAGCGGCCGCCGCACTCAGGGGCCGCGCCGAACGCCCCGACTACACGGACACGTTGGCTCGCCTCACCGTCCCGGCTCTGGTGGCCGTCGGCCGCGACGACACCTACACCCCCGTCTCCGACGCCGAGTTCCTGCGCGATCGCATCCCGGACGCGCGCCTGACCGTGATCGAGGACGCCGCCCACCTGCCCAACCTCGAACAGCCGGACGTCTTCAACACCGCGCTGACCGCCTTTCTCGCGGCGCTCCCGGAGCGGGTCGGGTAG
- a CDS encoding PLP-dependent aminotransferase family protein yields the protein MEDYQRIADTVAADIAAGRLRPGDRLATQRAFARAHRIADSTAARVYRELARRGLTVGEVGRGTFVRAAQHAPGPALAEPADPARRTRVNLELNYPEVPGQAALLARSLEPLLRPDVLSAALAVAPATGSPPARDAFAALLARGDFRPDPAGLLFAGNGRQAIAGALAALVPPGGRLGVEALTYPLVKSVAARLGVTLVPLAGDAYGLHPDAVRAAHRTAPLHAVYLQPTLHNPLGVTMPAERRAELAGTLRALDLWAVEDAVWSFLLDDGRQAGLPPLAALAPERTLLVDSLSKRLAPGLTTGLVLAPPASADRVAAALRSGGWTAGGFALNATARWLLDGVVTTVVEAKRRDAAARQALLREHLDGFRVRADPASYFAWWELPEGWRAETFLAAAARHGIAVTPAAAFAVGAEGAHGAAPAPNAVRVALAAPATDDLAYALGTLAAIARGAPEDSVPD from the coding sequence GTGGAGGACTACCAGCGCATCGCCGACACCGTCGCGGCCGACATCGCCGCCGGGCGCTTGCGTCCCGGCGACCGGCTCGCCACCCAGCGCGCCTTCGCCCGCGCCCACCGCATCGCCGACTCCACCGCCGCCCGCGTCTACCGCGAACTGGCCCGCCGCGGGCTGACCGTCGGCGAGGTCGGCCGCGGTACGTTCGTACGCGCCGCGCAGCACGCCCCGGGACCCGCCCTCGCCGAACCCGCCGACCCCGCCCGCCGCACCCGCGTCAACCTCGAACTCAACTACCCCGAGGTCCCCGGGCAGGCCGCCCTCCTGGCCCGCAGCCTGGAGCCCCTGCTGCGCCCGGACGTGCTGAGCGCGGCCCTGGCCGTCGCCCCGGCCACCGGCTCGCCTCCCGCCCGTGACGCCTTCGCCGCCCTCCTCGCCCGCGGCGACTTCCGCCCCGACCCCGCGGGCCTGCTGTTCGCGGGCAACGGCCGCCAGGCCATCGCGGGCGCGCTCGCCGCGCTGGTCCCGCCCGGCGGCCGTCTCGGCGTCGAAGCGCTCACCTATCCGCTAGTCAAGTCCGTCGCCGCCCGCCTCGGCGTCACCCTCGTACCGCTCGCGGGCGACGCGTACGGGCTACATCCCGACGCCGTACGGGCGGCCCACCGCACCGCCCCGCTGCACGCCGTCTACCTCCAGCCCACGCTGCACAACCCGCTCGGCGTGACCATGCCCGCCGAGCGCCGGGCCGAGCTGGCCGGGACGCTGCGCGCCCTGGACCTGTGGGCCGTCGAGGACGCCGTCTGGTCCTTCCTCCTGGACGACGGCCGGCAGGCCGGACTTCCGCCGCTGGCCGCCCTGGCCCCCGAGCGCACCCTCCTGGTCGACAGCCTCTCCAAGCGCCTGGCGCCCGGCCTGACCACCGGCCTGGTCCTCGCGCCGCCCGCGTCCGCCGACCGGGTCGCCGCCGCCCTGCGCTCCGGCGGCTGGACGGCCGGCGGCTTCGCCCTGAACGCCACCGCCCGCTGGCTGCTGGACGGCGTGGTGACGACGGTCGTCGAGGCCAAGCGCCGGGACGCCGCCGCCCGGCAGGCACTGCTGCGCGAGCATCTCGACGGCTTCCGGGTGCGGGCCGACCCGGCCTCCTACTTCGCCTGGTGGGAGCTGCCCGAGGGGTGGCGCGCCGAGACGTTCCTCGCGGCCGCCGCCCGGCACGGCATCGCCGTCACTCCGGCTGCCGCGTTCGCCGTCGGCGCGGAGGGCGCGCACGGCGCCGCGCCCGCCCCCAACGCCGTCCGCGTCGCTCTCGCCGCCCCGGCCACCGACGATCTGGCGTACGCACTGGGCACGCTGGCCGCCATCGCCCGCGGCGCCCCGGAGGACTCCGTACCGGACTGA
- a CDS encoding class II 3-deoxy-7-phosphoheptulonate synthase, which translates to MTVNAEIHAGGNTWRDLPAAQQPEWPDQEALRDVIAELESYPPLVFAGECDQLRERLGAVARGEAFLLQGGDCAEAFDAVSAEHIRNKLKTLLQMGAVLTYAGSVPVVKVGRIAGQYSKPRSKPTETRDGVTLPTYRGDSVNGFEFTEAARIPDPQRLKRMYHASAATLNLVRAFTTGGYADLRQVHAWNQDFVKSSPSGQRYEALAREIDRAMNFMNACGVDPEEFKTVEFYASHEALVLDYESALTRTDSRTGNLYDVSGHMVWIGERTRQLDGAHIEFASRIRNPIGVKLGPTTTAEDALTLIERLDPEREPGRLTFITRMGADKIRDKLPELVEKVTASGAQVAWICDPMHGNTFEAASGHKTRRFDDVLDEVKGFFEVHKSLGTHPGGIHVELTGDDVTECVGGGDEIFVDDLHQRYETACDPRLNRSQSLDLAFLVAEMYRDQ; encoded by the coding sequence GTGACCGTGAACGCTGAAATCCACGCCGGTGGCAACACCTGGCGAGACCTGCCCGCGGCGCAGCAGCCTGAATGGCCGGACCAAGAGGCTCTGCGCGATGTGATCGCCGAGCTGGAGTCCTATCCGCCGCTCGTCTTCGCCGGCGAGTGCGACCAGCTCCGCGAGCGTCTGGGAGCGGTCGCCCGCGGCGAGGCGTTCCTGCTGCAGGGCGGCGACTGCGCGGAAGCGTTCGATGCCGTCTCCGCCGAGCACATCCGCAACAAGCTCAAGACCCTGCTCCAGATGGGCGCGGTCCTCACGTACGCCGGGTCGGTCCCGGTCGTCAAGGTCGGCCGGATCGCGGGTCAGTACAGCAAGCCGCGCTCCAAGCCCACCGAGACCCGCGACGGGGTGACGCTGCCGACCTACCGCGGCGACTCCGTCAACGGCTTCGAGTTCACCGAGGCGGCCCGCATCCCGGACCCGCAGCGCCTGAAGCGGATGTACCACGCCTCCGCCGCGACGCTGAACCTGGTACGCGCCTTCACCACCGGCGGCTACGCCGACCTGCGCCAGGTGCACGCCTGGAACCAGGACTTCGTGAAGTCCTCCCCGTCCGGGCAGCGGTACGAGGCGCTGGCGCGCGAGATCGACCGGGCGATGAACTTCATGAACGCCTGCGGGGTGGACCCGGAGGAGTTCAAGACGGTCGAGTTCTACGCCTCCCACGAGGCGCTCGTGCTGGACTACGAGTCCGCGCTGACCCGTACCGACTCGCGTACCGGCAACCTCTACGACGTCTCCGGCCACATGGTCTGGATCGGCGAGCGCACCCGGCAACTGGACGGCGCGCACATCGAGTTCGCCTCCCGTATCCGCAACCCGATCGGCGTCAAGCTGGGCCCGACGACCACCGCCGAGGACGCGCTCACGCTCATCGAGCGGCTCGACCCGGAGCGGGAGCCGGGCCGGCTGACCTTCATCACCCGCATGGGCGCGGACAAGATCCGCGACAAGCTGCCCGAGCTGGTGGAGAAGGTCACCGCCTCCGGCGCGCAGGTCGCCTGGATCTGCGACCCGATGCACGGCAACACCTTCGAGGCCGCCTCCGGGCACAAGACCCGGCGCTTCGACGACGTGCTGGACGAGGTCAAGGGCTTCTTCGAGGTGCACAAGAGCCTGGGTACGCACCCCGGCGGCATCCACGTCGAGCTGACCGGCGACGATGTCACCGAGTGCGTGGGCGGCGGCGACGAGATCTTCGTCGACGACCTGCACCAGCGCTACGAGACCGCCTGCGACCCGCGGCTCAACCGCAGCCAGTCGCTTGACCTGGCGTTCCTGGTGGCGGAGATGTACCGGGACCAGTGA
- a CDS encoding bacterioferritin-associated ferredoxin produces the protein MYVCSCFGITEQQVREHAASGACTPRQIASASKAGTDCGGCVRRIQALLGRGTCPRRELIDRGAPEPLGAEPPGEAAPETAAGTRGPYDITPQPAPDAAPGALPEAA, from the coding sequence GTGTACGTCTGCTCGTGCTTCGGCATCACGGAGCAGCAGGTCCGTGAGCACGCGGCGTCCGGTGCCTGCACCCCGCGCCAGATCGCCTCCGCCAGCAAGGCCGGCACCGACTGCGGCGGCTGCGTCCGCCGCATCCAGGCGCTGCTCGGCCGGGGCACCTGCCCCCGGCGTGAACTGATCGACCGGGGCGCCCCCGAACCGCTCGGCGCCGAGCCGCCCGGCGAGGCGGCCCCGGAGACGGCCGCCGGGACGCGCGGCCCGTACGACATCACACCGCAGCCGGCCCCCGACGCGGCGCCCGGCGCCCTGCCGGAAGCAGCCTGA
- the bfr gene encoding bacterioferritin, which produces MQGDPEVIEFLNEQLTAELTAINQYFLHAKMQENFGWTKLAKYTRHESFDEMKHAEILTDRILFLDGLPNYQRLFHVRVGQTVTEMFQADRQIEVEAIDRLKRGIDVMRTKGDITSANIFESILADEEHHIDYLDTQLDLIEKLGEPLYLAQVIEQPEG; this is translated from the coding sequence ATGCAGGGCGACCCCGAGGTCATCGAATTCCTCAACGAGCAGCTCACCGCCGAGCTGACCGCCATCAACCAGTACTTCCTGCACGCGAAGATGCAGGAGAACTTCGGCTGGACCAAGCTGGCCAAGTACACCCGGCACGAGTCGTTCGACGAGATGAAGCATGCGGAGATCCTCACGGACCGCATCCTCTTCCTGGACGGCCTGCCCAACTACCAGCGGCTCTTCCACGTCCGGGTGGGCCAGACCGTCACCGAGATGTTCCAGGCGGACCGGCAGATCGAGGTGGAGGCCATCGACCGCCTCAAGCGGGGCATCGACGTGATGCGGACCAAGGGGGACATCACCTCGGCCAACATCTTCGAGTCCATCCTGGCCGACGAGGAGCACCACATCGACTATCTGGACACCCAGCTCGACCTGATCGAGAAGCTCGGCGAGCCGCTGTACCTCGCCCAGGTGATCGAGCAGCCGGAGGGCTGA
- a CDS encoding sulfite oxidase-like oxidoreductase yields the protein MGQPESREAEHPQLPPGQRLQRGWPVTHYGPVPKFRPERWEFRAFGATEDGDKHCWTHEEFSALPHTTVVADMHCVTKFSMLGAEWGGVSTRTILDLAPPAPDVTHVMVWAEYGFSSNLKLADFADAKSLFATHRSGELLTAEHGFPVRLIVPHLYAWKGPKWVRGIEYMTADRRGFWEERGYHNLGDPWREQRYSYQEEPGDGPEL from the coding sequence ATGGGTCAGCCCGAAAGCCGCGAAGCGGAGCATCCTCAGCTGCCTCCGGGGCAGCGGCTGCAACGGGGATGGCCGGTCACGCACTACGGCCCGGTGCCGAAGTTCCGGCCCGAACGCTGGGAGTTCCGCGCGTTCGGCGCCACCGAGGACGGCGACAAGCACTGCTGGACGCACGAGGAATTCTCCGCGCTGCCCCATACGACCGTCGTGGCCGACATGCACTGCGTCACGAAGTTCAGCATGCTCGGCGCCGAATGGGGCGGTGTCTCCACCCGGACGATCCTCGACCTCGCGCCGCCCGCCCCGGATGTCACCCATGTGATGGTGTGGGCCGAATACGGATTCAGCTCGAACCTCAAGCTGGCCGATTTCGCCGACGCCAAGTCCCTGTTCGCCACCCACCGCTCCGGTGAGCTGCTCACCGCCGAGCACGGCTTCCCGGTCCGCCTGATCGTCCCGCACCTGTACGCCTGGAAGGGCCCCAAGTGGGTGCGCGGCATCGAGTACATGACAGCGGACCGCCGCGGCTTCTGGGAGGAGCGCGGCTACCACAACCTGGGCGACCCGTGGCGCGAACAGCGCTACTCGTACCAGGAGGAGCCGGGGGACGGGCCGGAGCTGTAG
- a CDS encoding DUF4396 domain-containing protein has protein sequence MHQAHDGHEHGGHAAASWGAAAGATLHCLTGCALGEILGMVVGTALSWHNAPTMVLAVVLAFVFGYALTLRGVLGSGLGLRTAVRVALAADTLSIAVMELIDNGVIALIPGALDAALSDALFWWTLALSLALAFVVTTPVNRWMISRGKGHAVAHRYH, from the coding sequence ATGCACCAGGCACACGACGGGCACGAGCACGGCGGGCACGCGGCGGCGAGCTGGGGCGCCGCGGCCGGCGCCACGCTGCACTGCCTGACCGGCTGCGCCCTCGGCGAGATCCTGGGCATGGTCGTCGGCACCGCCCTGAGCTGGCACAACGCCCCGACGATGGTGCTCGCGGTGGTGCTCGCCTTCGTCTTCGGCTACGCCCTCACCCTGCGCGGTGTGCTCGGCTCCGGGCTCGGCCTGCGGACCGCCGTACGGGTCGCGCTCGCCGCCGACACGCTGTCCATCGCGGTCATGGAGCTGATCGACAACGGGGTGATCGCGCTGATCCCCGGGGCGCTGGACGCGGCGCTGTCCGACGCCCTGTTCTGGTGGACGCTGGCGCTGTCACTGGCCCTGGCGTTCGTCGTGACCACGCCGGTGAACCGGTGGATGATCTCCCGCGGCAAGGGACACGCCGTAGCACATCGGTACCACTGA
- a CDS encoding deoxyribonuclease IV: MPQDAEPDAQQRARERNPVGGHVPVAGGLAKVGVPYARDIGGEAVQVFVANPRGWATPPGNPQQDEAFREACERESFPAYVHAPYLINFGSHNPETVEKSVLSLRHSLRRGRAIGARGVVVHTGSATGGRPRAEALTQVRERMRPLLEELTHDDDPWLLLEPTAGQGASLCALAEDLGPYFDALDRHPKLGICLDTCHAFAAGHDMAAPGGMKALLDELVDVAGEGRLKLIHANDSKDVVGAHKDRHENIGAGHIGADPFGELFRHPATLGVPLVIETPGGKEGHAADVARLKDLRHPA; this comes from the coding sequence ATTCCGCAGGACGCCGAGCCGGACGCCCAGCAGCGCGCCCGTGAGCGCAACCCGGTCGGCGGCCATGTCCCGGTGGCCGGCGGCCTGGCCAAGGTCGGCGTCCCGTACGCCCGGGACATCGGCGGCGAGGCCGTGCAGGTCTTCGTCGCCAACCCGCGCGGCTGGGCGACGCCGCCCGGGAACCCGCAGCAGGACGAGGCGTTCCGGGAGGCGTGCGAGCGGGAGTCGTTCCCGGCGTACGTGCACGCCCCCTACCTGATCAACTTCGGCTCGCACAATCCGGAGACGGTCGAGAAGTCCGTGCTCTCGCTGCGCCACTCGCTGCGGCGCGGCCGGGCGATCGGCGCGCGGGGCGTGGTGGTGCACACCGGCTCGGCGACCGGCGGGCGGCCCCGCGCCGAGGCCCTGACGCAGGTACGTGAACGGATGCGTCCACTGCTGGAGGAGCTGACGCACGACGACGACCCGTGGCTGCTGCTGGAGCCGACGGCGGGTCAGGGCGCTTCGCTGTGCGCGCTGGCGGAGGACCTCGGCCCGTACTTCGACGCGCTGGACCGGCACCCGAAGCTGGGCATCTGCCTGGACACCTGCCACGCCTTCGCGGCCGGGCACGACATGGCGGCGCCCGGCGGCATGAAGGCGCTGCTGGACGAGCTGGTCGACGTGGCGGGCGAGGGGCGGCTGAAACTGATCCACGCCAACGACTCCAAGGACGTCGTCGGCGCGCACAAGGACCGCCACGAGAACATCGGCGCGGGGCACATCGGCGCCGACCCGTTCGGGGAGCTGTTCCGGCACCCGGCCACCCTGGGCGTACCGCTGGTGATCGAGACGCCGGGCGGCAAGGAGGGCCACGCGGCGGACGTGGCGCGCCTGAAGGATCTGCGGCACCCGGCCTGA